A genomic segment from Peribacillus sp. ACCC06369 encodes:
- the fni gene encoding type 2 isopentenyl-diphosphate Delta-isomerase: MEREQRKLDHIEFALKTGQQHKTGLEDISFIHQSLPGISLNNVNLTAEVGGLELSSPIFINAMTGGGGPETEKLNGDLAIAARETGIAMAVGSQMAAIKDSSQQASFKVVRQENPDGVLIGNLGGEATVEQAKRASEMIGANALQIHINVIQELTMPEGDRNFAGTLSRIEEINRTIGIPVIVKEVGFGMSMETVQQLHSVGVSIIDVGGFGGTNFAKVENERRAKILEYFNEWGIPTAASIVEAVNVSPQLSVIGSGGIQSPLEITKSLALGAKGVGLAGHFLKLHKELGLVQLIKEINYIHEDLKIIMTALGCCNISELRKSKIVIKGNTYHWLSQRGIDCSAYAK; encoded by the coding sequence TTGGAGAGAGAACAACGAAAGTTAGATCATATAGAATTTGCGCTAAAAACAGGTCAGCAGCATAAAACCGGATTAGAAGATATTTCGTTCATTCATCAAAGCTTACCAGGGATTTCCTTGAATAATGTGAACCTCACAGCAGAAGTTGGCGGACTTGAATTAAGTTCGCCGATTTTTATAAATGCCATGACTGGAGGCGGAGGCCCTGAAACCGAAAAATTGAATGGTGACCTTGCCATTGCAGCCCGGGAAACAGGAATCGCTATGGCGGTTGGATCACAAATGGCAGCCATCAAGGATTCTAGCCAGCAGGCCTCCTTTAAAGTGGTAAGACAGGAAAATCCCGATGGGGTGTTGATTGGTAATCTCGGTGGTGAAGCAACAGTCGAACAGGCAAAGCGAGCTAGCGAAATGATCGGGGCTAATGCACTGCAGATTCATATTAACGTCATTCAGGAATTGACGATGCCTGAAGGGGATAGGAATTTTGCGGGTACCCTTTCGAGAATAGAGGAAATTAACAGAACTATCGGAATTCCTGTCATCGTAAAAGAGGTTGGGTTTGGGATGAGTATGGAAACGGTGCAGCAGTTACATTCCGTAGGTGTTTCGATCATTGATGTAGGTGGGTTTGGCGGAACTAATTTTGCTAAAGTCGAGAATGAAAGACGAGCGAAGATACTCGAGTATTTTAATGAATGGGGAATACCGACAGCTGCTTCGATAGTAGAAGCTGTTAATGTCTCACCTCAGCTGTCAGTCATTGGATCGGGTGGGATTCAAAGCCCCTTGGAAATTACAAAAAGCCTGGCCTTAGGAGCGAAAGGTGTCGGGTTAGCCGGACATTTCCTCAAGCTGCATAAAGAGTTGGGTCTGGTACAACTGATTAAAGAAATAAACTACATACATGAAGATTTAAAGATCATCATGACTGCACTCGGGTGCTGTAATATTTCAGAGCTAAGGAAATCCAAAATAGTCATCAAAGGCAACACCTATCATTGGTTATCTCAAAGAGGCATTGATTGTTCAGCA